A genomic window from Alphaproteobacteria bacterium includes:
- the rnhA gene encoding ribonuclease HI has translation MSHNRVQIYTDGACSGNPGPGGWGAILRYKKTDKEISGFEENTTNNRMELTAAIKALESLKRKVSADLYTDSEYVRQGMLSWLPKWKAKCWRLSGGGEVKNRDLWERLDALCQEHDVTFHWIKGHAGHPENERADQLARSGVEAYLEQMKGSD, from the coding sequence ATGTCTCACAACAGGGTTCAAATCTATACAGACGGCGCCTGTAGCGGAAATCCTGGACCAGGAGGATGGGGGGCAATCTTACGTTATAAAAAGACTGACAAAGAAATTAGTGGCTTTGAAGAAAACACCACAAACAATCGTATGGAGCTAACAGCTGCTATCAAGGCTCTTGAAAGCCTTAAACGAAAAGTCTCAGCTGATCTGTACACAGATAGTGAGTATGTCAGACAAGGCATGCTTTCTTGGCTTCCCAAATGGAAGGCAAAATGCTGGCGCCTTTCTGGTGGTGGCGAGGTCAAAAACCGTGATCTTTGGGAAAGGCTCGATGCGCTTTGCCAAGAACATGATGTAACCTTTCATTGGATCAAAGGCCATGCTGGGCATCCGGAAAATGAAAGAGCAGATCAACTTGCTCGTAGTGGCGTTGAAGCATATCTTGAGCAAATGAAGGGTTCCGATTGA
- the ispH gene encoding 4-hydroxy-3-methylbut-2-enyl diphosphate reductase produces the protein MTPDSNKQPLKLILASPRGFCAGVDRAIKIVEKSIEKYGAPVYVRHEIVHNKFVVESLKAKGAIFVEELDEVPDGVPVVFSAHGVPKSVPAEATQRGLEYLDATCPLVSKVHSEAENMFNAGYEILLIGHKGHPEVIGTMGQLPEGVIQLIETREDALRISVKNPEKLSVVTQTTLSVDDTKDILNALKERFPSLHIPKKEDICYATTNRQAAVKEIAPLVDGLIVIGAPNSSNSMRLVEIAKNYGCKESMLVQRATDFDTSWATGFKAIGLTAGASAPELLVQEVIQKLQDSYLVSIEEVTITEENVTFNIPRSLAS, from the coding sequence ATGACACCTGACTCAAACAAACAACCTCTAAAACTCATTCTCGCCTCACCACGTGGTTTTTGTGCAGGCGTTGATCGAGCGATCAAAATCGTTGAAAAATCAATTGAAAAATATGGCGCACCCGTCTATGTTAGGCACGAAATTGTCCATAATAAATTTGTTGTAGAATCCCTTAAAGCCAAAGGGGCTATTTTTGTTGAAGAGCTTGACGAAGTCCCAGATGGCGTTCCCGTTGTATTTTCTGCTCACGGCGTTCCAAAATCTGTTCCGGCTGAAGCGACTCAGCGCGGCCTTGAGTATCTCGATGCAACATGCCCCCTTGTCAGTAAAGTTCACTCTGAAGCAGAAAACATGTTCAATGCAGGTTATGAGATTCTCCTGATCGGTCATAAAGGTCATCCAGAAGTTATCGGCACAATGGGTCAGCTGCCCGAAGGTGTTATCCAGCTCATTGAGACGAGAGAAGACGCTTTGCGCATTTCAGTCAAAAATCCAGAAAAATTATCCGTTGTCACACAAACCACCCTATCTGTTGACGACACAAAAGATATTCTGAATGCCTTAAAAGAACGCTTCCCTTCTCTCCATATCCCCAAAAAGGAAGATATCTGCTACGCGACAACCAATCGACAAGCTGCTGTTAAAGAGATAGCTCCCTTGGTTGATGGCCTGATTGTCATTGGCGCCCCGAATTCATCCAATTCAATGAGACTTGTTGAAATCGCTAAAAATTACGGCTGCAAAGAATCCATGCTCGTTCAAAGAGCTACCGATTTCGACACATCATGGGCAACTGGATTTAAAGCAATAGGCCTGACAGCTGGGGCCTCTGCCCCTGAACTTCTCGTTCAAGAAGTTATCCAAAAACTACAAGACAGCTATCTTGTCTCTATTGAAGAAGTGACAATCACAGAAGAAAATGTAACTTTTAATATCCCACGTTCGCTTGCTTCATAA